AATACAGGAAGTCATCTTATTGTCGATGTTGATTCCAACAATTTTTTACCTATACTCTTTTTACAGGTTAGTTGTATCAAGGAATATTAATGCAAATGAGAAATTGTTGTGGATTGTTGCATTTCTAGTATTTAACCTCCTTGGGGCTATAGCATATTGGATTTGGGA
The DNA window shown above is from Sphingobacterium hotanense and carries:
- a CDS encoding PLDc N-terminal domain-containing protein; amino-acid sequence: MLIPTIFYLYSFYRLVVSRNINANEKLLWIVAFLVFNLLGAIAYWIWDYSNNRVRSSRY